aacattttcttcatcactatcagatatacatataactTCTTGATTGCCTATAGAGGAAGTTAAGAAGCattaaattatgtatatgagatataagaaaaaaaaaaaaaaagaaaaaaaaaaattatataccaATATcggtatatttataaaattaatttatatttaattttattcattttattaatacggataatataaaattacaatgaaaaaatgaaaaaaaagacacgccaatttataaatatatatataataatatatatattatatgtatttataggaataaaataaaagtcataaaaaaaaaaacaaattttaaaaaatgtggCATCATTATTGAAATAATGAAATCATgtttaaaatgtataaatacaaaaaggtgtgtaataaattaaaatattcatacacacatatatatatatattttaattagttatcatatattatatatatatgcgtatatatattcatatatacatcattataaaaacaaaaatttagAATAGGTACACAAacacaacaaaaaaaaaaaaaaaaaaaaaaaaaaaaaaaaaaaaaaattataataaatattaaaagcaAATTATtgaattatacatatatttcttgaaaaaaggaaaaaaaaaaaaaaaaaaaaacatcacATTTACAACcaaatgaaaagaattaaaaatatatttttaaacatttttatattaaaaaatattatatagatacatataaacataatatatacatatatatatattttctttttgtttgacaataaaataacatatatttaatatttttcttctaatatttgttttatctTGTCATGTaataatcattttatttcaatttcttttacaaaaatatataaaccaCATTTATGTACTTTCATATGTAAATaagttcatatttttcttattaaatatatattctctcAACAAACTttcatataacatatatatcattttattttattaattttttttttttttacttttaaaaataaaattaattatttttaatttctaaaaaaaaaaaattacattaaatgaaaattgaTAAAAAGTAAATGaggataaatatatttatatgtatgtatatataatattaaaaaatatatatatatatataatgtatatttaattttttttttttttttttttcctaagCATATCAATTAATGTATAGTATACCTTGtataatgttattatttttttccatattatatttatcacaGTTGGTATTATATGTGTTGTTGTTATCATCTGTGTCTGAatctaaaattattatttcatcattattgAAAGACTTATCATTATTCTTTTGTTCATTATTAGATTTGACTACAAAGGagacataaaaataaataaataaaaatatatatatatatatatatatatatatatatatatatatatatatatatatttaatgtacATATTATGTAAATCTCCCAATATGGAAGatgaatttttctttttttttttttttttttttttttttttttttttttttcttgttacTTACCCATAATATACTCGTTTTTAATAtcaatatgttttttttgcAAATCCAGAGCGTCTACATCATCCAACTGTTTTATCACTTTTGGTTCctgattatttttattgaaaataatttcAGCTTGTTTACTTAGCTCAATTTCCTTAATATCTTTGGGCACTTGTGAGAGTATATAAGTAATAAATGTATCAATAACCAGGCTCTTTGGTCGTAAATAAAAAGAGCATATAGGACATTTCCATCGATTATTAAAtgcttttgtttttttcgtAACATCAATGAATGATTTTAAATCaaaacattttatatgtGAACACATGATACCTCGACATGGTATCAAAATTCTATCTAAGGAAAATGGACAATGTAAACTAACCTTTCTATTAATTTCCATACACATAACTTCATCACTATCATGTTTtgtagataatatatttacaattcTCTCTTTTGCATCtttaaaatttaaagaaCTTCTTAAAATAACATTTTCAATTATGACTTGTTCAGGTTCATATTTACATAAAGCAAAAGTAACAACAAATAATTTAGGTACATCATAATTGGTactaataatatcaatattattaatacctGCTTTTAATGTATGAGTAATTTTTAATGGACTATCTCTTCTTTTATGTTCCCATGAGGgttcaaatattttttcggTAATATTTCCATTAACCTTCAAATTAAATGTTTTTGGCCATTCTTGTTTTATGGGTGTTGTATTATTTAGATTTTGAGGTTCCAAATTAATGCAGAATACTATAacatctttattttcatttctcCATTGTTTAATATCACTAGCATTAATCATTAACTTTTCAGTATTCGCACTTATATTCTTCATCCATAATACTTTTTTCATAGGATAAAAAGGATCCATATCTTTCATACGACAAgctatacataatatttcataatttctcaaatctttatttataaatgaattaGGTATATAACAACTTATGTGTTGATTTTTTTTGCATTCAATACATTTTACTATTCCGTTCTTGCTGCTGATATTTTTAGACATTCCTCCACATACACACGTCGAAAATTCGTTATCCTCTTCGTATATTTTgactataaaaataaaataaaataaaataaaaataatatttatacataacAATATaggttaatatatatatatatatatgtacactTTTTTCTCCAACATATGATCATTAATTTCatatatcttatattttaattttaaaagtaAGAACTCACCTTTGCTTTTTCTGGCTGTAGAAGAAGAAGCTTTTTTCGTTGAAGGAGTGTCACTGCTTGCATATGCAAGTTTATCtacattattaaaattaagatTAATATTATGATCATTTGTAACATAATTAacattagaaaaaaataatttactaCTATCATGAAGTATATTTGTACTCAtacttttatcatttattatattaaatattgatGGTTTGGTTGCCaaaataaattcatatatcTGTTCTTCTCTTTCAACATCAGTTATGTATTGTAATATACGCTCAACTATGGCTACCTTCTTCCCATGTTGTGGTAATAAAAACTTTCTACATAACTGATTCAGGTCATACACccttaatttatttaagctataaacaaaaaaaaaaaaaataataaataaaatatatatatatatatatatatatatatatatatatatatatagacatTATTGTAGCgttacaaaaatatttaaataaactTACTATTCAGACATATTAGTATTGTTTACATTGTATGTCATTGTGTTCCTgcatgtatgtatatatgtaatggttaaatatatttttctctctataaaaatattatataaaatatatatttatatatacttattgagaatttacatataaatttatatatatataaatatatttttcttgtcCCACATTTCGAACTATTCCTTAAATAAATAgcaatatttctttttattttattatttcattataaagataataaaataaaaatatttacagatcatatttttttatacttaaATATGTTTTGAATACATTCATCAATCAATGTttccacaaaaaaaaataaaaaattaaagaacacataattaaaaattatagttgaatgttataataacggtatgtatatatataaactattatatatatatgaatatatatatttgtacatgtatatataaatatatatatatatatatatatatatatattttctatgtATTCATAAACTAAAATACATCATGTCCACATAAAGATATCGTTTTTTCTCAACATTtgacacatatataataataaattagtgtatataaaaaacatatatttttttgaaaaaaagacaaaaattttatttttttcaaagtaTAAACTTATAatactttttaaaatttttattagatatgtaaataaatatacattgaatatttattcataaaaaattttaaggcatatatatatatatatatatatataatataatatatatattttcttaagtattaaaagaagaaataaaaaaaaaaaggtatacatataaatatgagatatttattttatatacatgaatatatataaatatgtatgaaAGTATAgctttttgttatatatttataatacttagaaaattatttattaatatatatataaatttatattatatttacgtacataattattcattatatatttaatacaaatattcctttttgtttattataagtaaatatatatatatatatatatatatatatatatatatatatttatttatttatttatattaaaacaatcttatatataaccatgaaaaataaataaaaaaatatataaagggTAAAATAATACgtaaataatgaatatataaaaaatataaaaatattaagaaatatatttttatataaaaataaataaaagctcataaaaatatatatataaatttttccaTTCcagttattatataaaataaataacatatatatatatattataaatatattaaaaagtattaaatatattttataatatattatatattgtttaactatattatattatatatatatatatatatatatattatattaaattatattatatataatatatagtaaaaattatatattgaatactatatttttatatgttataagaattaacatataataataatataattataatattataattattataaaggttattatttatttattatttttttttttttttttttgttctaattatttatatttattatataaataattcgttcatatgaaaatatataatacaattttcatgtattataatattataaatatataatataaaattattttatatatacagaataaaaaacaattatatctgtattatgatttattttgtaatattatatggttaatataaatattatattatttttttatatgtatattcaaagaaaaattttaacACCATAgcttaattttattatttaaataaaagaaaaaaaaaagaaccaCCATTTCTCGTACTtggttttatttattttttttttatttatttcaaaaagtataataaataaatgaatagttattattaaaagaggCCATGCTCTTTATAAaaggcaaaaaaaaaaaaaaaaaaaaaaaaaaaattaaattgatagtaaaatgataatattaaataaaatacatatatacttattattaATGATATGTTAATATTTCCATCATCTCcccgaaaaaaaaaaagaaaaaaaaaacaaaaaacgaaagaaataaagaatttatataataatatattaaaatatatttacgtCTTGTGAAAAATAGATTTCATGAATTGATgagaattttatatttaagtatattatgacaacatatatatatatattaagaattgttaatattttttcgaagtacattatatataaatctttGTCATAGAAATTATAAGATATGTTTactattttaattttatatattaattataggtttataaaatatatatatgttatgtgtataatgtatattatatattataaatatgttccTATGttgacatttttttttcttacatATGATagcaaaatataatatattttaattataaatataaattaattaaatgtaatatttatatccaATTTGGATAATATagcataatatttattttttttttatttcttctaatAACtggaatatttaaaattaaagtcttttttttttttttgaaatattcaAAAGGAGAAGagtatttacatatatataaagattaaaaaaaaaaatgaatataataagtaGATTAtcttatatttcttatatatattatttctaagtattattttttatttttaaaatagttatattttataatgaaagcatatacattttttacttttaagGATTAATCTGtgtacatacatatattatatatatatatatatatatatataatgtttttaCTATAACATTAATTTAAAGTATTTTTACCcgaaatttattttaatataaaactatatatgtaaaaatattataattatcacaatttattttttatatattatttcactGCACCTTTTAATACCAACGTCggtatatgaaaatatatatgttatataatgtatatattttaaagggTCACATAAAAtgctcatatatatatatatatatatatatatatatatatatatatatatacatatatttatcatttgttaatttattcttttggtatataataaataaatataattatatatacatatatatgt
This region of Plasmodium sp. gorilla clade G2 genome assembly, chromosome: 13 genomic DNA includes:
- a CDS encoding E3 SUMO-protein ligase PIAS, putative; this encodes MTYNVNNTNMSEYLNKLRVYDLNQLCRKFLLPQHGKKVAIVERILQYITDVEREEQIYEFILATKPSIFNIINDKSMSTNILHDSSKLFFSNVNYVTNDHNINLNFNNVDKLAYASSDTPSTKKASSSTARKSKVKIYEEDNEFSTCVCGGMSKNISSKNGIVKCIECKKNQHISCYIPNSFINKDLRNYEILCIACRMKDMDPFYPMKKVLWMKNISANTEKLMINASDIKQWRNENKDVIVFCINLEPQNLNNTTPIKQEWPKTFNLKVNGNITEKIFEPSWEHKRRDSPLKITHTLKAGINNIDIISTNYDVPKLFVVTFALCKYEPEQVIIENVILRSSLNFKDAKERIVNILSTKHDSDEVMCMEINRKVSLHCPFSLDRILIPCRGIMCSHIKCFDLKSFIDVTKKTKAFNNRWKCPICSFYLRPKSLVIDTFITYILSQVPKDIKEIELSKQAEIIFNKNNQEPKVIKQLDDVDALDLQKKHIDIKNEYIMVKSNNEQKNNDKSFNNDEIIILDSDTDDNNNTYNTNCDKYNMEKNNNIIQGNQEVICISDSDEENVYDKNKNGNNISNDKGSSHINGIGYQDVNTRVNEILKRNLLQSKSATFVGSPEMFFNNIVLDVLTDFNNIHVNEISSIQDYDIMLKEKTKTISNINKIANIPNDDKNISSSNFNKNITSSTTNNIHNDLDLSAVALLEYYSKKNNIPKDLSYINSHLSPYEINPVENYINISNPLDENDNRLLDTLKKKNVDTSGVSIENQLDSITKSFNNIIQSDKKNDNNSNITNNNNSNTNNSNNNNSNNNNSNITHNNNNITHNNNNIMSNNNNNYYNLSSCSDYNSNYDNDNFIPFDVFNINEAHLSLEQTQQIVSPDTNNNTDNNNSNINNNNNRNFYLKFEDRFNMNNDRIFTNKLPDENNFQALNELNKELRNAHNLSIINYDNTNKKNNSNNNNNNNNNNNNELNKKKRRKKNSITTNINKKKNNTIKSSNNINNSYSSFRRIDSIGNNFNFSMIKYSNKHNSNNNNNYNNKNNNNNNNNNNNNNNNNRTNTNNKTIYQYINHNNTNQNFIKRLRKNKRISKKDKNQKENQKKKMKRK